In Deltaproteobacteria bacterium, the sequence AGGTTGACGGAGGTGCGCGAAGGGTTGCCGTTGCTGTCGGGGCGCGTGATGTAGCGACCCTCTTCGACCAGCGTCTGCGTGTTGATCTTGCTGACCGTGCTCTCGTTGGAGTTCGCGATCCAGATGTACGAGAAATCCGTCGCACCACCGCCACCGCCCTTGCCCCCGCAGTGCAGGTCGACGTCGGGGGTGGTGCCGAGGTCGAACTTGGGGCCGTCGGCCGCCGAGTCGTTGGCGGTGGTCGCCGCCGTCACGCCGCCGCTGCTGGTGCCGCCCTCGCCCGCGGTCATCGAGCCGGCGGTCGCGTCGGTGCCGGCAGTGCTGCCACCGCTGTCCGCCGATACGCTGCCGATGCCCGAGCTCTCGCCGTCACCCGAGGTGCGCGCCGTGCCCGAACCGTTGCCGCACCCCAACATCGCGGTGGCGCCCAGCCACACGATCGCCCGCTTCATGCCCATGGCCGCAGTATGCACAACCGCGATCGCGGCCCGCTGGAATTCGCCGTCGCGCGCGATGTGATCAAAGCGGCACGACCGAGGCACGGCGACGCGATGTGAGCCCGGCCGATCTGCGCGCGAACCAGATGCGAGCTGCATGTTAGGTTCGTCCGTGACATGGGCGCGAGATCGGCGGTGCGCACGGGGGTCTTCGCGGCCCAGCTTCGTTGGCTTTGCGGGTTTGCGGCGGCGCTCGCCTGCGCGCAGCATCCCGACGGCGCGCCGGTTTCCCCCGTGCACACGCCTGCGGTCGCGAGCGAGACCGAGGTCGTCGCAACGCCCACGGGTGTATCCCCGCGTGGCGACGCACGAAGCTGGCGCGCCGCCCTTCGCGACGGTCGCGTTGCGCTGCGCATCGACGGCTTCGTGGTCGCGCGCGGGGCCGCCTCGCCGCTCGTCACCGCGGTGCTGTTCGGCGACTTCACCGATCGGGGCAGCGCGACGCTGGCGGCCGGCTTCGAGGCCGCGCGGGTGCGCTGGCCCGACGACGTCCGCGTCGAGTTCGTGCACGTGCCGGCCGTGACCCGAGCGCTGGCGCAGGACGCCGCCCAGGTGGCGATCGAGGCCGGCCGCAGCGGACGCTTCTGGGCCATGCACGATCGGCTCTTCGCGACGCCGGTGGGGGACCGCGAGGCGCTCGTGGCGGCGGCGCAGGAGCTCGGCCTGGGTCGCGAGGCGGTGCTGCAGGCACTCGCCGATGGCGTGCACCGCCCGTGGATCGACGCCAACACCAGCGCGGCGCGGGCGCTGGGGATCGGCGCGGCGGGGGTCGGGTTCGTCAACGGGCGCGCGGCGCCGCTCGACGTCGACGGCATCGTCGCGCTCGTCGACGACGAACGCGCCGCGATCGCGGCGCTGGTCCGCGAGGGGCTGCCGCGTGCCGCGATCCGCGAGGAGATCCTGGCATCGGCAGCCCCCCCGACACCGGGCCCACCGGCGTCCGCCACCGCGGGTGGACCCGACCCGGCGGTGAACTACGCGATCGCGGCGCTCGATCGCCCGGTGCTCGGCCCTCGCGACGCGCCGGTCACCGTGATCGTGTTCTCGGATTTCCAGTGCCCCTTCTGTGCGCGCGTCCAGCCTGTGCTCGAGCAGCTGCGCGCGGCCCACCCCGACGACGTGCGCATCGTGTTCCGCAACCTGCCGCTGCCGTTCCACCGCCACGCCCGCGAGCTCGCGAAGCTGGCGCTGGCGGTCGATGCCCTCGCACCTGCGCGAGGCGGTGCCCGCTCGAAGTTCTGGCGCTTCCACGATCTCCTCTTCGCGCGCAAGGAACTCGGCGAGGCCAACTGGAAGTTCGCGGCCAAGCGCGTCGGCCTCGACCCCAAGCGGATCGCGAAGGCCAGTCTGGCCGCGGCGATCGAGGCCGCGATCGTGCGCGACGAGGAGGACGCGCGCGCGTTCGGGGTCAACGGTACGCCGACGTTCTTCGTCAACGGCCGCGTGCTCGTCGGCGCGCAGGGGCTCGAGTCGTTCGAGGCGCTGGTGCGCGAGGAGCTGGCCAAGGCGCAGCTGTTCGCGCAGGACGATGCCGGCGGCTCCGAGCCGTTCTACGATCGCCTCACGCGGGGCTTCGCGCCGCCGCCGTCGTAGCCGTCAGCCGCAGGTCCCGGGCTCGACGACGCCCATCATGGCGACGTTGGCGGGTGTGCAGGTGGTGCCCTCGGCGCAGTCGGTGTCGTCGTCGCACGTGCTGCAGATGCCGACCGCGGTGTTGCCCATCATGATGGTGTCGACGCCGCAGATGCCCGAGCTGCACACGCTGCCGTCACCCTGGCCCATGTCGTCGACCGGGCAGCCGCCGCCGTCGGCCACGCTGCCGAGCTCGACGCACGCGCGCCAGCTCGCGAACAGGCTGCCGTCGTAGTGCGGCGCACACACGGCCTCGCCAGCGCAGGGTGTGGTGTCGCTGCACTCGCTGCAGCGCTGCGGGCCGCCGCCCGCAAACGTCGAGCTGCACACCAGTGCGCCCATGCATCCGCGGTCGCTGTCGCAGCCATCCCCGAGCCCGCCATCGGTGCACACGGCGTAGCCGACCTGGAACTCGAACGAGCAGGTGCCCATGTCGCAGTCGGCATCCATCGCGCACTCGGAGCACACGCCACCGCCGGGGCCCGGCGGGTTGATGCAGAAGCCCGAGCTGCATGCGGTGGCGTCCATGCACTCGGCGCCGTTGGGCTGCATGCCCACGCCGGTGCTCGCATCGGTCGGATCGACGAAGCTGAAGGTGTCGGCGCCGCTGCTCGAATCGGCCGCAGTGGTGGTGCTGGTGGTCGTGGTGCCGGTGTCGGCCGCGGTGGTGGTGCTCGACGTGGCCGTGGTGCCGCCCGCGGAGCTGGTCGAGGTCGTCGCACCGCCCTCGCTCGAACTGCTCACGCCGCCGCTGCCGCTGCTGC encodes:
- a CDS encoding thioredoxin domain-containing protein, which codes for MGARSAVRTGVFAAQLRWLCGFAAALACAQHPDGAPVSPVHTPAVASETEVVATPTGVSPRGDARSWRAALRDGRVALRIDGFVVARGAASPLVTAVLFGDFTDRGSATLAAGFEAARVRWPDDVRVEFVHVPAVTRALAQDAAQVAIEAGRSGRFWAMHDRLFATPVGDREALVAAAQELGLGREAVLQALADGVHRPWIDANTSAARALGIGAAGVGFVNGRAAPLDVDGIVALVDDERAAIAALVREGLPRAAIREEILASAAPPTPGPPASATAGGPDPAVNYAIAALDRPVLGPRDAPVTVIVFSDFQCPFCARVQPVLEQLRAAHPDDVRIVFRNLPLPFHRHARELAKLALAVDALAPARGGARSKFWRFHDLLFARKELGEANWKFAAKRVGLDPKRIAKASLAAAIEAAIVRDEEDARAFGVNGTPTFFVNGRVLVGAQGLESFEALVREELAKAQLFAQDDAGGSEPFYDRLTRGFAPPPS